Part of the Kangiella geojedonensis genome is shown below.
TTGTAAATAAACGGGATATCTAAGCGATCCGTCATTTCTTTCAAATAACCCGCAGTGTCTATCGCCAGTTGTTCACTTTCGATAACGCAAGGGCCACAAATCAAGAAAAACGGTTGATCGATGCCTACTTCCCAATTCAATAACTTCATATTCCTGCCTTCGGCTTATGCCAATGTTGCACCGCAGCTTAAGCGTTGCTTTTCTCAGCGTGATAATCTTTCGCTGCAGCAATGAATGCACTAAATAGTGGATGACCATCACGTGGCGTAGAGCGGAACTCAGGATGGAACTGGCACGCTACGAACCAACGGTGATCTTTTAACTCAATCATCTCGACTAATTTTTTCTCACTTGAAGTACATGATACCACAAGGCCTGCTTCTTCAAGCTTTGGTAGTAAGTTATTGTTAACTTCATAGCGGTGACGGTGACGCTCATTAATCACATCACTTTGATAAATTTCATGAGCTTTAGTTCCTGACTTTACATTGGCAGGCTGTGCACCAAGTCTCATGGTTCCGCCTAAGTCAGAGTCGTCTGTGCGCTCTTCTGTTGAGCCATCTCGGTTAATCCATTCAGTAATTAAACCAACCACTGGATTAGGCGTTGAGCCATCAAATTCAGAACTGTTGGCATTGTCTAACCCGGCTTTGTGACGAGCATATTCAATCACTGCCACCTGCATACCTAAACAAATACCTAAGTATGGAATATCGTTTTCACGCGCAAATTTAGCCGTCGCAATTTTACCTTCAACACCACGTTCACCAAAACCGCCGGGGATCAAGATAGCATCCATATCTTTAAGCATGTCAGTGCCGCGTTTTTCAACATCCTGCGAGTCTACATAATGGATATTAACCTGCTGACGATTGTGTAGACCAGCATGCTTTAACGCCTCGGTTAATGACTTGTAGGCCTCCGTTAAATCCATGTACTTACCGACCATAGCAACATTCACTTCGCCATTTGGGTTTGCTTCTCGGTATAACACTTCTTCCCATTCGGCCAAGTCAGCTTTTGGTGCGTCAATCTTGAAACGCTCGCAAATGAGCTGATCAACGCCCTGGTTGAGTAAAATAGATGGGATTCGATAAATACTATCAACGTCTTGAAGCGACACGACGGCACGCTCTTTAACGTTCGTGAACAAAGCAACTTTAGCTTTCTCACTAGCAGGAATCGCGCGATCAGAACGACAGATCAACATGTCAGGCTGGATACCAATCGAACGTAATTCT
Proteins encoded:
- a CDS encoding CTP synthase, with protein sequence MTKYVFVTGGVVSSLGKGIAAASMAALLESRGLNVTMMKLDPYINVDPGTMSPFQHGEVFVTDDGAETDLDLGHYERFVRNSMSQRNNFTTGRVYSDVLRKERRGDYLGGTVQVIPHITDEIKHKVREGAKGADVAMVEVGGTVGDIESLPFMEAIRQLRFEVGKENAMFVHLTLLPYIAVAGELKTKPTQHSVKELRSIGIQPDMLICRSDRAIPASEKAKVALFTNVKERAVVSLQDVDSIYRIPSILLNQGVDQLICERFKIDAPKADLAEWEEVLYREANPNGEVNVAMVGKYMDLTEAYKSLTEALKHAGLHNRQQVNIHYVDSQDVEKRGTDMLKDMDAILIPGGFGERGVEGKIATAKFARENDIPYLGICLGMQVAVIEYARHKAGLDNANSSEFDGSTPNPVVGLITEWINRDGSTEERTDDSDLGGTMRLGAQPANVKSGTKAHEIYQSDVINERHRHRYEVNNNLLPKLEEAGLVVSCTSSEKKLVEMIELKDHRWFVACQFHPEFRSTPRDGHPLFSAFIAAAKDYHAEKSNA